In Daucus carota subsp. sativus chromosome 4, DH1 v3.0, whole genome shotgun sequence, one DNA window encodes the following:
- the LOC108203751 gene encoding uncharacterized protein LOC108203751, producing MKVCDLVIELRLEKLYGGKAYVVLRIPNADSGTQKNVDTVLVTKREAVVVSVKRFGGFVSINADGSWVCVGGSKPKEERHPDPRQNNRLQFLINNGEFLSQKVTSLAGFCVPTQNSGHANPSSCSTGKALSTYVCFTERAHCR from the exons ATGAAAGTTTGTGATTTGGTTATTGAATTAAGGCTTGAGAAGCTATATGGGGGGAAGGCTTATGTTGTCCTTAGAATTCCTAATGCTGATTCGGGTACTCAGAAAAATGTGGATACAGTTCTTGTTACTAAGAG GGAGGCTGTTGTGGTTTCGGTCAAGAGATTTGGAGGGTTTGTTTCTATTAATGCGGATGGGAGTTGGGTTTGTGTTGGTGGGAGTAAGCCCAAAGAGGAACGTCATCCTGACCCT AGACAAAACAACAGATTACAGTTCTTGATTAACAATGGGGAGTTTCTGTCCCAGAAGGTTACTTCTCTTGCAGGGTTTTGTGTCCCAACCCAAAATTCAG GTCATGCAAACCCATCTAGTTGCTCCACTGGAAAAGCACTTTCCACTTATGTATGTTTTACTGAAAGAGCACATTGCAGATGA
- the LOC108203752 gene encoding uncharacterized protein LOC108203752, with amino-acid sequence MSAEIVNPKAYPLADSQITVTIFDLVQEAANYKQLKKGANESQLLNPIVFICLKSNTFMVLCKLKCCVLLCVCVCFYMMINGLGLISATKTLNRGISEFLVMPADTEPLEIHLHLPLLAKDKVGRYF; translated from the exons ATG AGTGCAGAAATAGTGAACCCAAAGGCATACCCATTAGCTGATTCACAGATAACCGTCACAATTTTTGATCTTGTTCAGGAAGCTGCTAATTACAAGCAACTTAAGAAGGGTGCTAATGAAAGTCAGCTCTTAAACCCCATtgtatttatatgtttaaaGTCCAATACTTTCATGGTTCtttgtaaattaaaatgttGTGTACtattatgtgtatgtgtgtgtttttatATGATGATTAATGGGTTGGGTTTGATTTCTGCAACAAAGACACTGAACAGAGGAATTTCAGAGTTTCTGGTCATGCCTGCTGATACTGAGCCTCTCGAGATTCATCTCCATCTCCCCCTTCTTGCTAAAGACAAG GTTGGTCGCTACTTTTAA